One stretch of Callospermophilus lateralis isolate mCalLat2 chromosome 11, mCalLat2.hap1, whole genome shotgun sequence DNA includes these proteins:
- the LOC143642263 gene encoding regucalcin-like — protein METWVRDSTSTTSTSPFGDGDDMPVPSPAPQREEPVAGGVAPRTISEGDPVGCVALHREGSYVVASGTCLGLLDWEKGQVEWAAWLDRDKPHNRFNDGKVDPAGRFLAGGTMPEASAPGVWEPGQGSLYTLYADRSVVRQLDQLGIPNGLDWSLDHHTLYHVDGLDYSVRFYDYDVQTGGLANPRLVCQLEPEQGMPDGLFMDTTGTLWMACIDGGRVIRMDAETGTRLCNLEMPVSRVTSCCFGGADYSDLYVTSAADSLSPEQLLREPQAGHVFKVLGLGVTGLASCHFSG, from the exons ATGGAGACGTGGGTGCGGGACTCCACCTCCACCACCAGCACCTCTCCTTTCGGGGACGGGGACGACATGCCTGTGCCAAGCCCTGCTCCACAGCGGGAGGAACCCGTGGCTGGGGGAGTGGCGCCCAGGACTATCTCAGAGG GAGACCCTGTTGGCTGTGTGGCTCTGCACCGAGAGGGCAGCTACGTGGTGGCCTCTGgcacctgccttggcctcctggacTGGGAGAAGGGGCAGGTGGAGTGGGCGGCCTGGCTGGACAGGGACAAGCCCCACAACAGGTTCAACGACGGGAAGGTGGACCCCGCCGGGAGGTTTTTGGCAGGTGG CACCATGCCAGAGGCGTCCGCCCCAGGAGTGTGGGAGCCGGGGCAGGGCTCCCTGTACACACTTTATGCTGACCGCTCCGTGGTCAGACAGCTGGACCAGCTGGGCATCCCCAACGGGCTGGACTGGTCCCTGGACCATCACACTCTCTACCACGTGGACGGCCTGGACTACTCTGTACGGTTCTATGACTACGACGTGCAGACAGGAGGCCTGG CAAACCCACGACTGGTGTGCCAGCTGGAGCCAGAGCAAGGCATGCCAGATGGGCTGTTCATGGACACCACGGGGACACTCTGGATGGCCTGCATTGATGGAGGCAGGGTGATCCGCATGGACGCCGAGACAG GGACGCGGCTGTGCAACCTGGAGATGCCAGTGTCCAGGGTGACGTCCTGCTGTTTCGGAGGGGCTGACTACTCCGACCTGTACGTGACCTCTGCAGCGGACAGCCTGAGTCCAGAGCAGCTGTTGCGGGAGCCGCAGGCAGGACACGTCTTCAAG